GAACTCCATGAACTTAATTGCATTTTCTTTGTTTTTGGATTCTTTAGTAAGTCCTATACCGCTGACGTTAATATGGGTCCCGGCTCCATCCTGATCCGGGAAGAAAACTCCCAGGCTTTCACCTATTTTTTTCTGTTCCGGATCGGAAGAATTGAGAAGCCTTCCGAAATAATATGTATTCATGATGGCCAAATCTCCCTGTCCGGCAGCAACCGCAATGGCTTGGTCGGTATCATTTCCTTCCGGTTCCCTTGCCATGTTGGCAACTATTCCTTTGGCCCAGTTTTTAGCCCATTCCTCGCCCTTAATTGCTATAAAGGAAGCCAGCAATGACTGGTTGTAGATATTGGAGGAGGACCTTACCAGGATTTTACCTTTCCATTTAGGGTTGGTTAAATCCTCATAAGTCGACAGTTCAGAAGGTTTGACTCTGTCTTTGGAGTAAACTATAACCCTGGCCCTTACAGTCAGTCCAAACCATTGATTATCAGGGTCCCTTAAATTTTCAGGGATACTGTTTTTTAAGGTAGCGCTGTCTACAGCTTGCAGCAGCCCTTCCTCTTTTGCCCTGTATAGCCTTCCGGCATCTGCAGTAATTAGCAAGTCGGCCTCAGTGTCTTTTCCTTCTCTCTTCAGCCTTTCAATTAATTCATCGGATTTTCCTTTAACCACATTAACCTTAACACCTGTTTCTGCTGTAAAAGCTTTATAAAGCTCTTCATCAGTGTCGTAATGCCTGTCGGTATAGAGGTTTACCACTTGCTCTCCACCACCGGCGTTACTCTGTTGCTTGTTACTCCCGGTCCCATCGCCGCCCACCGAAGATGCGCAGCCCGCCAGTGCAGCTAACGAAATAACGAACAGCAGACTGATTAAAATTTTAGATAGCTTACCTTTCATTTCGTAAATACCTCCTCTTGTTATTTGAGAACGACTATCAATGTCAAATATAAACGATAATAATTTTCAAGTCAACTGTACTTTAAAAATCTTCACAAAATATTTAAAAAATATGCCAGGCCTTATTTACTGCCTGGCTTTCAACGGGATATTGGGGGTATATAAGGAGAGGAGGCCTCCACAATTCACGTAACTTCTCTAAGCATTTGGGCTGTTACGTTTATAAAATGTTTTACTAAATCCGAATCAAACTGTCTTCCGCCATTCTTTTCCAATTCTGCCCAGCAATCTTCACAAGTCTGAGTTCTACGGTATGGTCTAGGAGAGTTCATTGCATCAAAGGCATCGGCAATACAAACGATCTTAGCGCCAATAGGTATATCATTACCACATAAGCCGATATAACCATGGCCATCTATCCTTTCGTGGTGATAAGCAACAATAGGAAGCAAACCTGCACTCCATTTGTAACGAGTTAGTATCCTCACCCCAAAATGGGGATGTCTAAGAACAAGTTCCCATTCTTCCGCATTTAAAGCCCCAGGCTTATCCAGGATGATAGGTGAAATTTCTATTTTTCCTAAATCGTGAAATAATGCCCCTAAAGCAATTTCATTAACTTCGTTCTGGGTTAAACCAATTTTTTTTGCCAGTAACACAGCCAAGCGGGAAACATTTAAGGAGTGGCGAAAGGTGCTCAGGTGATGCTGTTTGATCAGCCAAGCTAATTTTATGACCTCTCTAATCTTAAACGGGCTTAAATGATCGGCTTTAAAATTAATTTCTTTAAATAATTCGGGCAGGGTTAATACCTGGAACGCAGAGTAAGTGGCTGGCAAAAAAAATCCCCCTTCGGTAGCTGGCTGCCATAGCTTTTCAGCCGTAGGCCCTATAGCTTTGCGTCGCTGTCTTTCGACAGTTTAGCCTTTATCGGGCGGTAAGCGCAGGAATATTATGCCATATACTGTTGATCTATGTCAATATTTAACCACAAACAAGAGGTTAACTTATTCTTTTTTTCAAAGTTCCTCCTTGTCCTCTGAAAGGCCCTGGCACAGCGCAGAAGGTTCTAAAAACAACTTTTTCCCAAAATCCGATGCATAGAAAAGCCGTAGGTCAAAAACGCCGTTTAGCGCTTCCTGCGGCTTATCTTTCTTCAGTATCTTTAAATTTCGCCTCATTTGTGATACGGTTCAGCGTATCAATAATTACCTCAAACACAATTTTAGTACAGAATATCGATTCAAACTTCTCCTGCCAAAAATTATAAGCTTCTTTTTCAAGAAGCCATACAGCTCAATCCTGTCAAATAATTCAAGCATATTTTATATTAACTCGTAGAGCCTTTTCTTTACAGCATCTACAATGTATTTCTTTACGGCACCAAACTTGCTAATCACGATATTTTGAGATAACGTATAAATCTTGTCCACTCTTATGCAAAAATCCACCTTTAAGGTTCCCTCGTCAAGGTCGCTACTGGTCAGCATAACAATATAATCTTTTACTGCCAGGTTCGAAGTAATTGCTGCAACCACTATATCTCCTGTTTTGCTATTATAATTATCATTGGATAAAACAAGCACAGGACGTTTTGAAGTCAAATCGCTGAAGGGTATGGGAATTAGTAATATATCACCCTGTTTATACATTTTTCCATACCTCATCATCAATATCATTGTCCCAGAAACCTATGCTGCTCTCGCTTGCACATATTAAATCCTTGAATACTTGATTGTCCTTCTTATTCTTCAAAAACATGATAAAATCAATAACTTCTGGTATTTGACTTTCTGGAATTTGGTCAATCAATTTTATTAAAATGCTTTTGGCTGTACTCATTCATACCACCTCATATATATTATACTAATTATACTATAAATAATCTGATAAAGCCGTTTCTAAACTGCATTTTCCTTCCTTATTCTTTCTGAACCCTAATAAACAGTTTATCATATCCTATTCACTACAGCTTGAACTTATGCTTCTGGCCTCACTTATGATACGGCTCACCCCGGACAATCTTAAAGGCCCGGTAAACCTGTTCCAGCAAAATCAGGCGCACCAGTTGGTGGGGGAAAGTCATGGGGGAAAGGCAGAGCAAAAAGTCGGCCTGGGAGAGCAGGCTGGGGGCCAGCCCCAAGGAACCGCCGATGAGAAAAGTGAGATCGCTTTTGCCTGCCAATGTCAGGGTGCTTATTTTTTCCGCCAGCCCTTCGGAACTGAGCATTTTCCCTTCCAAAGCCAATGCGATCACATAGGTTCCCGGCTTTAGGTTTTTGGCAATTTTCTCCCCTTCCTTTTCCCGGACCTGCAGTTCCTCGGCAGCCGAGGCATTTTCGGGGGCCGGTTCATCGGCCACTTCAACAATTTCCACTTTGGCATAAGGGCGCAGCCGTTTGAGGTACTCGGCTATTCCTTCTTTTAAGTATTTTTCTTTCAGTTTGCCAACGGCAATAATTTTAATTTGCATTCAGGTCTCCTTCGCTAGTCTCCAATGTGAACAACATTTTGGTATCCTTGCCTTGCAATTTGATTTCCCCCTTATAATAGAGATTTGGGCAAGGACTACCATCAATCTCTATTATAAGGGTTTTTTCTTGCAAAGGCATGGTATTTCCACGTTTTTGTACCGATTTTGGAGCTTGACAAACACAAACTTTATTTATGCAACTCTAGTGATGAATAATGAAAATTTGCTTGTCGGTGCAGCTAAGAAAATCAGCTTTATTCAGCTAAATAAAATGAGTCAAGGAACCGTCCCCTGACTCACCGACGGACCTCCCCGGGTAAGAACGCTGTCTTTCCCTCCATCTACCCGCCACATTTACTCTCGGCAGCCTTTAGTAGCAAGGACTTTGCTTTGATTTACAAGCTCATCCAACTGCCGCTAGCCTCTTATGTGGTTTCTGTTCGTCGGGCCGGAGGTTTGCCGCCGACTTCCTTCAGATTCTACCTCGCGGTGGACACCCTTGTCTTAAGCTACGGCTACTGCTACCTTCACCGTTCGGGACTTTCACCCGTAAGCCTTCGCCCATGCCGGGCGCACAAAATATGCCAAGCCTTATTTACTGCCTGGCTTTCAACGGGATATTGGGGGTATATAAAGAGAGGAGGTCTCCACAATTTCACGTAGCATCTCTAAGCATTTGGGCGGCTTCCAATAGCCGCATCAATTTTTCATCTATTGTGGTAACACCTGATAAAACTTTAAAGAGCTTCAAACCATATGAATAACTTATTACCTCAGTTCGGGGACATTATATTCAATTTCTTCTATATTCAGTTTAGCATAACGATAATCACCTTCAGGAAAATGCCAAATAGCTTCTCCATAAGCGGGGAGCTTCATACCCTTTATTTCCTTATACTCTGTGACCGGAGTCGACCATCTTGCTTTTTGATAAGTTTTACCTGTCGGCGAATAGAACCTATCTTCTGAGACAAAGTTTATTAATTGGCCTCGGTCATTGAAATAGAGCTCTGCGGATATTACATAACCGTTATTATTAAAATGGGCTTTTACTGTGTGTTCATTTATAACTTCCCATTTGATCCTATCGTCAATAAGACTTGCCGGTGCCAATAGACACATATCATTAAAGACTGTGACGGTTTCGCCTTGGTTCATCTCTTGCCCCTTACCATCAGCAACAGTAACTAGTCCTCCCAGTTTTATTAGCATAGAAGCAGTTGCATTTGAATAAGAATGTAAGCCAATCACCGGCAACCCGAACATCCTCATTTTTAGAAAATATATTCTGGTAGGTTGTTCAAAAAAATTGTACTGATATGTTTTGATCCGGGACCATCCTCTTTTTGGATCCGTTTTAAACTCACCCTCCATAACAACCCTCATATTCTTTACTTTTTCCTTGCCTAAAGCACCGGTGTAGATAAGGTATTTTTGCACTGCATCAGGTAGATGTTTTATATCATCCTGCGTCAGAATGTTCTCTGTCGAGCTTATTGATTGGAGGGCCATTAATATCTCTTTTTCATACGCTCTTTTTAAATCTTGAGACCTGTACAGGGATAATAAAATAACCAATACCCCTATTAAAATTAAAACTGGCAATATTAAGTGTCTCATCATAAAAAAAGCCCCCAATTTAGTTAATTACAGTACAACAAACTTTTTGCAACCACGTTTGTGCCGATATAGTCGTAAAATAGCATCCCCCCGCTGATTATCTCCTCCTTTCTTAGTAAAAAATCTTAACTTAAAGCTTGTGCAAACCTGTATATTTTCTCTGAGGAAAGATTTGAGACATCATTATCAATCTTGGATACCTTCTTTACAATCAGTCGGTCCATAAAACCCATTTTTTTGAGAACAAATTCACCGCCAAAATAATCTTTTGCACTGGCTCTGGTCAATAATTCTTCAGGAAAAGCCTCATTTAATTCTGTTTCGGCGACCACTCCTTCCCACATACAACATATAAAAAGTCCCAGTTTTATATCTTTTAAAGCTCCGGCGTGGTTTGAACAAAATTCGGCAATCTCTTTATGAATCTTGCCCATATATACTGAACCGCCAATAATCACTCTGTTATACTGAGATAAATCTACATGCTTAACTTTATTTAAATTTATTAAATCAACCTCCCCTTTAAGAAGCTCGGATAAGATTTTTGCACACTTTTCAGTTGTTCCGTACTTGGTAGCATATAAAATTAACGTTTTCATTTTATGACCCCCATTAAACTAATTAACCCCTTTTTTCGCTTGCTTTCATTAGGAACTGTATTTCTTTGTGAACAGCATGGATCATTTCGTCTAGCCCCTCAGCGTTCCGCCTCTTGATAAAAAATAAGAGCTTTCCGTGAATAGATGAACCAATCAAATTTTGCAGCAATTCAATTTCCTCATGAGCTATGATACCTTTGTCCGCACATTCTATTAATTTTTCTCTTAATAACTTGCCTACTGAAGGCTGATTTGCATTTTTCATAAGCTCTTCTGGAATTTGACCCAAATCTTCTAAAGTTCTTGAAACAAAAAAATAAACTCTATTTTCACATATCGGGTCTAACGGCGAAATTTTTTGACCCCTTGATATAAAAAAAAATGTCATCCCATCATTCGGAGACGACATTTTAGAGTTCACAGTTATCGGTTTTTCTATCAAAAAGCACATCGAAATTTTTGAGGTGTTCCCAAGCTTTTTGCACATGCTCATACTTGAATAATTCACGTTTTCGTTCATTCCATTCCTGAATACTTAGAAAAATCGTCTGCAAATCAGTGTATTTCCCCTGATTTTCGTTGGCAACCCAATGCACGGTAGAAAGCAACTCTAAACCGTACGGTGTTTCAAAGCCAAAAATGATTTTTTCCACATCCTCAAGCCTTTTTCTGCTTTCTGGCTCCGCTTGCAAAAACTCTTCTGCCTCTTGGTAGGCTTTAGGCAATAACCTGATCTGAGCATTCCTACTGCGATCACCATAACCACGTATATAATGCCCGTCCAAATTCTGAAGGACAAAATTTAGGTTTTCAGCGTAGGGTCCATATTTCCCTTTGATAAAATTCAAACGCAACGGTTCACCAACCGCTTGGAGAAAATAAGCAAGTTTCTGGATTTCGAGCAAAGAGATCCTGTATCCAGGTACTGCATATTTTTCCATTAGAGCGATGAACAAAGCCCTCGCCCTGGTCATCCTAGGCCGTTTCGTATTGAACTTCATTGCTTCATTGTCAGGACTTCCAGCAGGTACATACAAACGCACACGCACCTCTGGCAACTGAACAAAAGCCGCTTCAATCTTTGGCTTCACAACTTCCCAATCCAAACCACCGTTTCCACATCCAAGAGGGGGAATGGCAATAGATTTAATCCCTAACCGCTTGACCTCTTTGACCAGTTCATGCAATCCCAGTTCAATGTCTTTCACAAGAGCCTTGCCCCGCCAATGCCGCTTAGTCGGAAAATTGATAATATATTTGTGTTTGAATAAATTTCCTGTATAATGAATGAACATCTTACCTGGCTGCATTTCTCCCTTGCGGCATGCCTTCTGGTATTCAAGGAAATTCTGGGGAAACGCTTGCTTAAACTGAAGCGCAATCCCTTTTCCCATTACTCCAACACAATTAACGGTATTCACTAGCGCATCTGCTTCATCCTCAAGCAAGTTACCTCTTTTATACTCGATCACCATTCCACCCCCCTTTCTCTCTCAATAATACCATTCCCTCTTTACACGTATTTTAGTAGTCACTTCGCCATTCTGAAGCATTTTTCCTACTTGCTCAGCAATTTTTTCGTCATACACTGCAATCCCACTAATCAAGCTCCACGGGAAAAACTTATATACCAAAAATTCCGCCTGCCTTCTTCTGCACTTATCGTTATCATCTTCTGTATCAGCCCAAAATTTGGCCCGCATAATCTCCCAATCAATTTTACAAAGGTCAGAAATGTTATTGTAGTAATTTGACAAATACATAATTGCGTGCCCATCAGTGAAGACAAAAGGCAAGCCCGCTTCTTCCACTTTTTGTACGGTGGATACCAAGTAAACAATAGGGTGTTGACCGCCACCATAACCATCTACATTCCCTCTATAAATACTATACAGCATGGGAGACCTAGGTGCAAAATAAAACGGCACATAGTCATGAACTGCTCCATAAGGAGGTAAAGGGACAGGAAAGATGTGGCGCCGATCCTGAATGCTTCGGTGAGCAATATTAACATGCCTGTCTGTTGCTCCGCTTGAACATGCAAAAAGGCCACCTTTCTCAATAATCGAAGGCAGATTATCAATATGAGTGATGTGGTAAATATTCGTAGGAACAGGGACCACACAAACCACATCCTTTTTGGAAGGCAATCACAAAGCTTCACTTTATGAAAAACAATACCTTTTTGAAAAAATTAATTTAGCAAATTGTACTCCTTCTAATGCAAATCTCCGTTAAATGCTTATGTAGTACAACTACTTAATTTAAATTTAATATAAAAATTTATGCAAAATTGAAGAAAATAGAATGTCAATCTCCTTTTCGCTCTCTGTCTGAAGTTGCCTAACAGTTTCTATTCTATCCTCAATTCTACTAAGTAAACTAACAATCTTACGTTGCTTATCTAAGGAAATGCCCATCGGAAATGGAAAAGCCAAAATATTTTGCTGATTTATTTTTTGTATATTTGGGTTAGTTCCTTTCATAGTCTTTTTAATATGTTGTCTCATTTTTGGAGAACGAAGCCAGTATATACAAAAAAATGGATCTACCTTTTCAGGATTTACTTGCATACGCATAAGAAGATTTGCACAAACCCACCCCTCAGCCTCTTTAGGAACAACTCCTGCATTCCCAACCTGGTCAATCTTATTACCGCGTGCAATAATAATATCATTTTCTTTAAGCCTGTCTTTCTCATTTATTAATTCTGAACCTACCCCGGTTAAATAGACACGTAAAACGCACAATACCTAGTTCTCTCGCAGTATAGCTCATTATTTCATTGGGTTCTTGATTTCGCTTATGTTTTTCCGACCGAGTTTACCCCTAGTCCCTAGGGGCCTGATTGTCAAGGGCGAGCGGTCCCGTCCGCTCGGCGTAGCGTACCCTTTACAATCGGGACACTAGGGGGTAAAATCACCGGCGTCGGAAAAAACATTATGCTGCTTTAAATACCTCCATCGGCACTCTGTATCCACTGCTTGAATGAGTACGCTGTCGGTTGTAGAAAACCTCGATGTATTCAAATATTGCTAGCTTAGCTTCTAGCCGCGTCTTAAACCGCCTGCCGTACAACCATTCTTGCTTAAGTTTACCCCAGAATGATTCCATCGGGGCATTATCATAGCAGTTACCTTTGCGGCTCATGCTGCAGATGAATCCATTCTTCTTCAATATTTCCTGATACTCTTGGCTGGCATATTGGACACCGCGATCAGAATGAACGAGCAGGCCTTCCTTCGCTCCAGTTCTGCCTATGGCCTGATTGAGGGCTTTTATGACAAGAGACTTTCTCATATGATCGTCCATGGAAAAACCAACAATTGCCCTGCCATGCAGGTCCATTACACCGGCTAGGTACAGCCATCCTTCATCAGTTGCGACATACGTAATATCGCTCACCCATTTCTGGTTAGGCTTGTCTGCTGTAAACTCGCGGTTTAGCAGATTTTCGGCAACCGGAAGTTTATGATTCGAGTTGGTAGTTGCCTTATACTTTTTAACCGTTTTTGATTTGATGCCATTTTTTCTCATTAGCCT
This region of Zhaonella formicivorans genomic DNA includes:
- the darG gene encoding type II toxin-antitoxin system antitoxin DNA ADP-ribosyl glycohydrolase DarG encodes the protein MIEYKRGNLLEDEADALVNTVNCVGVMGKGIALQFKQAFPQNFLEYQKACRKGEMQPGKMFIHYTGNLFKHKYIINFPTKRHWRGKALVKDIELGLHELVKEVKRLGIKSIAIPPLGCGNGGLDWEVVKPKIEAAFVQLPEVRVRLYVPAGSPDNEAMKFNTKRPRMTRARALFIALMEKYAVPGYRISLLEIQKLAYFLQAVGEPLRLNFIKGKYGPYAENLNFVLQNLDGHYIRGYGDRSRNAQIRLLPKAYQEAEEFLQAEPESRKRLEDVEKIIFGFETPYGLELLSTVHWVANENQGKYTDLQTIFLSIQEWNERKRELFKYEHVQKAWEHLKNFDVLFDRKTDNCEL
- a CDS encoding IS3 family transposase (programmed frameshift), producing the protein MRTFDKEYKLMAVKRVKESRKPVAEVARELDLSPNTLHGWISKFGKHGDKAFSGSGNLHEADDELRRLRKENMDLKEENAILKKAAALLREKPEIERYRFMEAHRSEFRVVKMAEVLDVSKSGFYAYLNRPKSNREIENELLLEKIKEIHKRSHGIYGYPRITKELENEGAPSKNRVYRLMRKNGIKSKTVKKYKATTNSNHKLPVAENLLNREFTADKPNQKWVSDITYVATDEGWLYLAGVMDLHGRAIVGFSMDDHMRKSLVIKALNQAIGRTGAKEGLLVHSDRGVQYASQEYQEILKKNGFICSMSRKGNCYDNAPMESFWGKLKQEWLYGRRFKTRLEAKLAIFEYIEVFYNRQRTHSSSGYRVPMEVFKAA
- the darT gene encoding type II toxin-antitoxin system toxin DNA ADP-ribosyl transferase DarT → MPSKKDVVCVVPVPTNIYHITHIDNLPSIIEKGGLFACSSGATDRHVNIAHRSIQDRRHIFPVPLPPYGAVHDYVPFYFAPRSPMLYSIYRGNVDGYGGGQHPIVYLVSTVQKVEEAGLPFVFTDGHAIMYLSNYYNNISDLCKIDWEIMRAKFWADTEDDNDKCRRRQAEFLVYKFFPWSLISGIAVYDEKIAEQVGKMLQNGEVTTKIRVKREWYY
- a CDS encoding Fe(3+) ABC transporter substrate-binding protein, whose amino-acid sequence is MKGKLSKILISLLFVISLAALAGCASSVGGDGTGSNKQQSNAGGGEQVVNLYTDRHYDTDEELYKAFTAETGVKVNVVKGKSDELIERLKREGKDTEADLLITADAGRLYRAKEEGLLQAVDSATLKNSIPENLRDPDNQWFGLTVRARVIVYSKDRVKPSELSTYEDLTNPKWKGKILVRSSSNIYNQSLLASFIAIKGEEWAKNWAKGIVANMAREPEGNDTDQAIAVAAGQGDLAIMNTYYFGRLLNSSDPEQKKIGESLGVFFPDQDGAGTHINVSGIGLTKESKNKENAIKFMEFLASEKAQKQFAESNFEYPVNPNVEPAELLKSWGEFKTQNINLSKLGELNSQAVKIFDEVGWK
- a CDS encoding DUF6544 family protein is translated as MMRHLILPVLILIGVLVILLSLYRSQDLKRAYEKEILMALQSISSTENILTQDDIKHLPDAVQKYLIYTGALGKEKVKNMRVVMEGEFKTDPKRGWSRIKTYQYNFFEQPTRIYFLKMRMFGLPVIGLHSYSNATASMLIKLGGLVTVADGKGQEMNQGETVTVFNDMCLLAPASLIDDRIKWEVINEHTVKAHFNNNGYVISAELYFNDRGQLINFVSEDRFYSPTGKTYQKARWSTPVTEYKEIKGMKLPAYGEAIWHFPEGDYRYAKLNIEEIEYNVPELR
- a CDS encoding DUF2281 domain-containing protein, with protein sequence MSTAKSILIKLIDQIPESQIPEVIDFIMFLKNKKDNQVFKDLICASESSIGFWDNDIDDEVWKNV
- a CDS encoding flavodoxin domain-containing protein — protein: MKTLILYATKYGTTEKCAKILSELLKGEVDLINLNKVKHVDLSQYNRVIIGGSVYMGKIHKEIAEFCSNHAGALKDIKLGLFICCMWEGVVAETELNEAFPEELLTRASAKDYFGGEFVLKKMGFMDRLIVKKVSKIDNDVSNLSSEKIYRFAQALS
- the rlmH gene encoding 23S rRNA (pseudouridine(1915)-N(3))-methyltransferase RlmH, whose translation is MQIKIIAVGKLKEKYLKEGIAEYLKRLRPYAKVEIVEVADEPAPENASAAEELQVREKEGEKIAKNLKPGTYVIALALEGKMLSSEGLAEKISTLTLAGKSDLTFLIGGSLGLAPSLLSQADFLLCLSPMTFPHQLVRLILLEQVYRAFKIVRGEPYHK
- a CDS encoding type II toxin-antitoxin system PemK/MazF family toxin; the encoded protein is MYKQGDILLIPIPFSDLTSKRPVLVLSNDNYNSKTGDIVVAAITSNLAVKDYIVMLTSSDLDEGTLKVDFCIRVDKIYTLSQNIVISKFGAVKKYIVDAVKKRLYELI
- a CDS encoding restriction endonuclease subunit S, whose protein sequence is MCVLRVYLTGVGSELINEKDRLKENDIIIARGNKIDQVGNAGVVPKEAEGWVCANLLMRMQVNPEKVDPFFCIYWLRSPKMRQHIKKTMKGTNPNIQKINQQNILAFPFPMGISLDKQRKIVSLLSRIEDRIETVRQLQTESEKEIDILFSSILHKFLY
- a CDS encoding HD-GYP domain-containing protein — its product is MPATYSAFQVLTLPELFKEINFKADHLSPFKIREVIKLAWLIKQHHLSTFRHSLNVSRLAVLLAKKIGLTQNEVNEIALGALFHDLGKIEISPIILDKPGALNAEEWELVLRHPHFGVRILTRYKWSAGLLPIVAYHHERIDGHGYIGLCGNDIPIGAKIVCIADAFDAMNSPRPYRRTQTCEDCWAELEKNGGRQFDSDLVKHFINVTAQMLREVT